Within Sulfurovum xiamenensis, the genomic segment TAGATTACTGTATAGACTCCTACTGTGTTGGTATCAACACTTGAAGCATTAATCTCGATGCTTGTTGTAAGATTACCATCATAGTTATCAGTTGCTGTTGCTCCAAGTTCACTATATGCTGTACCAACTTCGATAGTAATATTCGTATCACCATTCAGTATAATAACCGGTGCTTGTGTATCGACCACATTCACGGTCCTGTTTGCTTCTGCAGAATTGCCTGCACGGTCACTTACACTATAGTTGACACTGTAAGTACCCAACACCGTTGTATCAACCAGATTAACTGTATTTATACTTCCTGTGATATCACCATCAAGATTGTCTGTAGCAGTTGCACCAGCATCACTGTAAGTAGTATCTACCTCTACATCAACATTGGTGTTACCAGTGATGGTAATGACAGGTGCCGTAGTATCTCCCAATACCTCAGACTCATTACCAGAAAGACCGTTCTGATAGTGTTGTGTAATTTCAAATGGACTCAATGCACTGCCATAAACAGCTATCTCATCTAACATACCATCAAAATAAAAACTTGCAGAACTATTATTAATGAAATAACCTATCGTTACAGGTGTGCTTGCTGCAAATCCACCAGTCGAAGTAAAGTTGAATGAACTCTCCTCAGTACCATCTACATATAAAATCGTATCACCCGTACTTCCTTCTCTAACTGCTGCTATATGGTGCCATGCTCCATCATTAATCGGTGTAGTACTTTTGATCGTTTGATATGCCGCACCTGCACCATCTCGGTCCTGTAATGTAAAGAGTGCTTCCCCTGTACTCTCCATCCCGATCCACCAATGCAGACTGGTCGTCGTACCATCATCCCGTCCAATCATAACTGTAAGAGTACCAGTATGATTTGTTTTTGCCCATAACTCTATCGTAAAATTAGCATCAGCAGGTACATCAAAGGTCGATGCATCTGATACGTTTAGACCATCTTCTGCTCCATCAAAGAGTTGTGCATTTGACACCTGTCCTATAGTAGATATCGGACAAGTACTTCCCGTACATGTAGCATCCACAGCAGAGTAGGAGTCAAGGTAGGTCGTTGTATTATTTCCTTCATCGAGTTTCCAGTAGTGTACCATTTCTAAAGGAAGTAATGATCTATCTCTAACTTTTAGTACATAATTTTGTGTAGCAGTCTCTATACCCTTCATTGCTGTGATATTTACATCAAGGTTAGCAACACTATCTGGCGTCCCACTCACTTCACCATCCACATTGATACTCATCCAGCTTGCAGGCTTACTGATAGTCCAATCAAAAGCATCCACAGGGTCCTTACTCGTATTAGCATCATAGTAGTACAGGACACCTACTTCAGCAAAAGTCACAGGTGCAGTCGTAATCTGCATTGCAGAATCATTATAGTGTGCCTGTATCTCTGTAGCACTCAATACCCTGTTATATACAAATATCTCATCCAATACACCATCAAAATAGAAGCCTGCAGAGCCATCATTAATGAAATAACCTATCGTTACAGGTGTACTTGCTGCAAATCCTCCAGTTGATGTAAAGTTGTATGAAGCCTCTGCACTACCATCTACATATAGAATTGTATCACCCGTACTTCCATCTCTGACTGCTGCAATATGGTGCCAGTCACCATCATTGATCGGTGTAGTACTTTTGATCGTTGGATATGCCGCACCCACACCATCTCTGTCCTGTAATGTAAAGAGTACTTCCCCTGTACTCTCCATACCGATCCACCAATGCAGACTTGTCGTCGTACCGTCATCCCGTCCGATCATAACTTTAAGTGCTCCACTATCAGTCGTTTGTACCCATAATTCTATTGTAAAGTTTGCATCAGCAGGCATATCAAACGTTGCTGTTTCTGTTATGTTTACTTCAGTTGTACCATCAAAGAGTTGTGCTCCATCTTTAATCCCGGCAGAAGGTGATGGACAATTTCCCGTACATGTACCATCGGCACTTCCCATCGCATCAAGGAAAATAGTACCGGTATTCTCATCTAGTGACCAGTGATGAACTTCACCATTCAGTGCAGCATACCAATGCTTTGCCATAAGGTCATAACCGTTCTGATTTGGATGGAAGGGACCCGCCATATCTGTAGTATAATCGATACCTGTTCCACTCTCCATATTGACTATTTGAAGATTGTCACCATTTTCGATACGGGTATTTGCCATCGTTTCAAGAGCATCATTATAAGCAGTGATATTAGCTCTTAAAATGGGATCTGCATCACTTTTTAAATTGATAATACGTGCAAGAAATACTTTGATACTACTATTATAATCATAAATGTTTTGAAGTGTAGTATTGACGTTCGTTACAGATGTATTAAGATCAAGACCTTGATCTATATCATTCGTACCGATATGTAGCAATACAACCTGTGGATCATTATTTATCAAGGTTGCATTTGTTCTTAAAAGAAGGTCTGCTGTGGTCTCATTATTCACACCACTATGATTCGCATCAAATGTAGGATCGATAGTAGTATAATTCTCTCCAGAAGTTTCATCACCAACAAAGTTTAGAGTATGTCCGCTCTCTCTTAGCTTTGTCCACAGTAGACCACGGTAACCCCACTCATCTGCTGGAGTAACACCAGTAACATACCCTTTGGTTATAGAGTCTCCAAACGGCATTATCCTATCTGCTGCTTCAATAAATGATAATGAAGCATATAAACAGAATAAAACTATACTTAACTTTTTTATCAATGACCGAAAATTTAACCATTCCATGTTCATCTCCTATCTGCGTTACAATAAATTATACTCCTACTCACTCTCCAATTCCAATATTATTTTATATCTTTTCAATTCTAACATTATTTTATAAATTTTTAATTATATTAGTAGTAATTAAAAAATATATTTAATTATAAGGTTAAGAAATTTTTTATACATACTTTATTACCGTTTTAAAATAAGCCCCATTTTTTTTAAGATCGCTTTGATTAGACTCTTTATTTCACTTTCTACTTGTTTGGGATTGATTGACTCAGTCATCACTTCAGGCCAAAGTTTTTTCATCGTCAGTTTGAAAAGTAGGTTACTCGGAGCACACCTATATTGTGGATCTATACGTAACATGATATCCAGCAATTGCCTACTATTAAATGGGGTAAATGCTTCTTGAACAATATCAAACTCAAGCTGGTTACGTGCTTGCCAGCTACCCATACGATGTTCCCAATAGAACAGATCATAAATATCATATCCCATACACTTCTCGTCTAATTTGATGTCATCAATCCACTGCATCACTCCCTTCTGAATAAAGTCAATTTCTCTCCATTCATCTTCATATCCCAAAAGATCAGAATCAGGATTTGCTTGATAACGCTGTTTGCCAGTCACCAAAGTATATGAACAGCGTCCTATCTCCGAACAATTTCCTTTGATAGTGATATACTTTTCGGGGTAGTTTTTATGCATAGCATAAGCCATTTCCCCCCAATCATGTAAATGCGGGATATCACTATTTTCAGTATAAACTCTGGCAAAATCTGTATCAAGAGGTATTTTACAATCAATAATGTGATACTCCAATCCCAGCTTGGAAGCAAGTGAAGTAGGTATCTCAATATCATTAGAAATTTCTGTAAGATCTCTAAATTTCAAAGTATAGAACCATATATCTTTTTTTATCTCTTTACACGCACTCAATATCACTCTGGTATCCCAACCTGCAGTCAAAGGTAAAGCCACCTTGAAACGTTTGTGTACTGAGATCATAATTTTGGATAAAAGTTCGGTAAAAATATCCACTGAGGTTTCTAATGGTTGGGAACAAAGAGGTCGCATAGGCCAATATCTCACTTGTGTAGGACTACTAGTATCCAAATAGTGATTTGGGATCAAACTAGATACATTCTCATATAAAGATATCCCTGAGGGAATCCAATGTTCTCTATTGTTTTTGACATATTCTGATGCAAAGTATTGATCATACTCAGAAATTTTATGTATTGGTATAACCATTTCTAACAATAACGGTTGAGAAGCTGCAAAAAAATCTTCACCCTCATTGGCATAAAATAAGGTTCTTAAACCGCATGGATCATGAAAAAACCTATAGTTATCCAAATGCTTCACGAGTAGTACAAAACGTCCTGTCAACTGATAAAGTTTGAGTGGTATCTCCTCTAAATTTGTGATTTTCAGCAGATTAGATAAAATATCATGATTGGTATGTTCTGGTGATGAAGGATCAAGAATATAACCAAGCAGTATAATATCAAGGCCTTCACTTGAAACTCGTGTAAATTCGCAATCAGGATGGACATATAAATAATGGGTGTCTAGATTTTCTACTATCCACGTATCAAGCCCATCACATCTCTTCGGAGTAAATAAAAACTGTCTTCTAAACTTCAAATCATCCATCAAAACTCCTTTTACTTAGTTATTGTTTATTAAGAGTGGCCTGATATCATAAGGACGAACTTGCGTTCTTAATGCATCAAGATGTGCATCAACATTTTCTTTAGTCACCAATACACCAAAATCATTCGGTACTTTGACCGAAGTGTCATAAAATATCCTTGCCATCACTACCGGAGTGAACTCTTCTCTTAAATGCGAACTGTCCCAATAGTTGTCTTTATCCATGCTTATTGTATTAATACCTGTAAAATCTATAAAATCAGTAATCTTTGCTATCTCTTTTTCATAATGTTCATACTCATCAAAATAGCCTGCAGCATAAATGGCATCAAAATGTTCACCTAACATAGGCGGCATATAGACCCATAATCTGATATCATGGTCATGACAATAACGTACAATCTTTTTGAAGTACTCCAAATATTTATCAGAGAATGTATAGTTATAATATATATTATTTTCTTTTCCACCGAAATATTGTCGAAGGTGTTCGTGTATCTCATTATCTAGATCGAGTGTTCCATTTTTGAGTGCTTCGATATAAACAACATGTTTTCTCATACCATTTTCAGGAAGATAGACTGCTGGTTCTTTAATTTTACTTACATCCTGACCCGATATATTGTGTTTGATAAACTTTAGATTTTTAATAAAAGAATCAAAACTAAAATAAACATCAAAGTTATATTCTCTATTTCGACTTTTGATTTTCTCTTCTTTATCAAGATATTCAGTATTGATCATATTATTTTTATTAAAGGAGAGAAAATCAATGCCGTAAACAACATTTTTGATTGTATTAAATTCTAGTGCATAAAGGAAAAGATCATATTGTATCGATGTCACAGAGCGTGGCTGACCTAAACTAAAGGAGTGACCTCCCAAATATCTATCGACAACTTTAGGGTCCATCACTCCTATCCGTGAAGACCCTAATAAAAGTGTATCATAGCCACCATGACTCAATGTAGAGATCTGAAAACGTGTAGTAATGTTTGTATTACTGATCTTGTTTGTATTAATTCCCTCCAAATGAACCATATTATTCAATCCATAACGATCAATAATATAGTTAAATGAAGCTATCAAGGAAACACCAATACATACGATAATAAAGTTGATACGGATCCATTGCATTTTATTCATATTGATCTCCTTTAGAAATTGAAATATAAAAACTCTGATACTTTATTGAGTGACAAAATGCTCACAATGTAAGCGATAGCAGAGAACAATGCTGTACGATAAGACAATTTGAAGTTTTTGGCC encodes:
- a CDS encoding immunoglobulin-like domain-containing protein — encoded protein: MEWLNFRSLIKKLSIVLFCLYASLSFIEAADRIMPFGDSITKGYVTGVTPADEWGYRGLLWTKLRESGHTLNFVGDETSGENYTTIDPTFDANHSGVNNETTADLLLRTNATLINNDPQVVLLHIGTNDIDQGLDLNTSVTNVNTTLQNIYDYNSSIKVFLARIINLKSDADPILRANITAYNDALETMANTRIENGDNLQIVNMESGTGIDYTTDMAGPFHPNQNGYDLMAKHWYAALNGEVHHWSLDENTGTIFLDAMGSADGTCTGNCPSPSAGIKDGAQLFDGTTEVNITETATFDMPADANFTIELWVQTTDSGALKVMIGRDDGTTTSLHWWIGMESTGEVLFTLQDRDGVGAAYPTIKSTTPINDGDWHHIAAVRDGSTGDTILYVDGSAEASYNFTSTGGFAASTPVTIGYFINDGSAGFYFDGVLDEIFVYNRVLSATEIQAHYNDSAMQITTAPVTFAEVGVLYYYDANTSKDPVDAFDWTISKPASWMSINVDGEVSGTPDSVANLDVNITAMKGIETATQNYVLKVRDRSLLPLEMVHYWKLDEGNNTTTYLDSYSAVDATCTGSTCPISTIGQVSNAQLFDGAEDGLNVSDASTFDVPADANFTIELWAKTNHTGTLTVMIGRDDGTTTSLHWWIGMESTGEALFTLQDRDGAGAAYQTIKSTTPINDGAWHHIAAVREGSTGDTILYVDGTEESSFNFTSTGGFAASTPVTIGYFINNSSASFYFDGMLDEIAVYGSALSPFEITQHYQNGLSGNESEVLGDTTAPVITITGNTNVDVEVDTTYSDAGATATDNLDGDITGSINTVNLVDTTVLGTYSVNYSVSDRAGNSAEANRTVNVVDTQAPVIILNGDTNITIEVGTAYSELGATATDNYDGNLTTSIEINASSVDTNTVGVYTVIYDVNDSSGNVAEVTRTVNVVDTQAPVITLNGDANITLGLGSTYIDAGATATDNEDGNLTGSIVTVNPVNTNTVGVYTVTYDVNDSSGNAAAQVSRTVNVVGWFTVTSDSNSSIYTVGDTRVELDPTLFNITVGNDKIVFEEIGSEPKLYIELMSDGTVVTGYRQGTGDDSTVTIAFAAGTKVSVGADMVLLIETLLVNDLTLGGAL